The sequence GCTTTTAAATTGGGAACAACTTAAGTTTTCTAACAAAAGAGGTTCATATTCTGGGTATGGGGTAGGGGAGTTTGTGTTGGTTTGGCCAATTTTCTGTACGATGTTATAGAAAAAACCGAATGAACTTGTTGGCCAAACGATACTATCAGTAGAGATCTCTTGCCTATGTGTCTGATGTGTGTTAAGGGACAGAAGCTTTTCAAAATGACCTTGAGCTTCTTTCTGGTTAGTCTTTGTGAATCTCAAGCTGTGGGATCCTGCCCCACTGTTTAGAGGGGAAATGTTCCCAGAGTGAAATCTAGTGGAGATGTGCATAGTCTAGTTTTCCTTCGAATACCAAAAATTAACACGTGTTAAGACTTTCTTCTTAAAGGTTTTAGGGGAAACTAAAGACAGAGCTTTGGTAATCAATATTGGATTGAATAtcattgcaaaatattgagtagactCTGAAGACACAGTATTTCCAGTTAGCCTCCTCTGAGgatgaaaataggaacagacatCAACAAATCCTTCAAAACCATTCCTTTATGCACATGAAATTGAATGTGTCactgacaaaatattttcagatacatTTCTATGTTAAAAAGACTGAGAGATGCATAGGTAAACATGTCTGTTGGATTGTTTTTAGTTGTATGCATCAATACAGATTAATGAGAAAGAACCTGGTAATAATTCTAGATTAAGAATGAGACTTggcctggtttttttttttccttttgtccaccTAATCATTGATGAGACAGTAATCTTGGCCACTAACTTGgaccctctgagcctcagagttTCTTGTACTTTACAGTGAAGATTTTCATTGCAGGATTGTTTTGAAACATAAACAAGCACAATTCCCCTGTCAGTTGAGAGCTTTGCACAGGGAGTTAGAGAATTTTCTCATGGCTGCATTTCTGTTTAAACTTCATAGTGTACCTGAAATTGAACTTTCAATATTATCTCTCCATGATAACGACTTACTGGAGAATGCTGCCCCATCCCCACCACGCCAAACGTGGCTGACTTTTTTGAAGAAGGAGCTGGAATTCCTGGGGGTGAGTGAGCCTCCTCTAATCTCAACTAGAGTAAAGACTGGCTCTAAGAAAGTGTATTTGCTGGCATCCACATAGTTTCCCCACTCAGACTCATGAGGAGTGAAATACCTGGTAGACGAAAACTTGACACTTACTGCACCCTGTTGGGTAAAAAGAAGCATTTCCTCATGAAGACTAGGATAAGAATAGCAAATAGGATCTGTCAACTCTGCTCAGTTGCCAGTTGATTAATATCATCCTGTGAAGGATTTATAATCTTTATCTTCTCTTAGATGAAAAGGGCCATTATTGATGTCCACCATGAGAATGTAAATAAAGACACAGGAGAAATGTACTGGCTATTCCTGCATTAAGTCGTGCCTACATAAATTCTTAGAGTGGCCAGATGATAGTGGAAAATATTGCATTTGGATACTTTCTCAGGACTGCCTAACACACCAAAGCAATTTCTTACATTTCGCCTTGATTATAAGGAAATTGATGTAATCTTAGGAAAACGTCTTCTTATTTCACAAAACTTATGCATTTTTCTACAGGTAACACAAATTCTGATTAGTTTGATATGCCTTTATTTTGGAATATTCGTCTGCTCCGTGTTCAATAGTTCAgaatttaaagactttttttcatcatttaaagCAGGCTACCCATTCTGGGGAGCAGTATTTGTGAGTATATGTCTACAATTGTCTCTGAAATAACACTGTACATggcttttcttttattcagaTCAGATCTGACCAATTGTTTATTCTAGTATttagaatatatgaatatattctaaTATGTAGATGgagatatgtaaatatacatacatatttgaaGTTTACGAAGCACTTTGGGTTGAATATGCTAACACACGTTTATCAGATGAGAAACCTGGGATtgataaaagttaaacatattacCCAAGAGGCATTTAGCTAATAAAAACTGAAACTAAACTTTCAGAAatcaatttcagaaaaatttccctaacaCTATCCATCAATAAAGTTATCTTAGtgaagggagggggaaaagatTGCTGAGGTGAGGAGAACAAGACTGACATTTGAGGCACTTCTACTGTGCCCTAGAAACTCTATTAGGTGCTTTCTCATTGTATCTTTTTTAGTCATTGTACTATTTAGAAACTAGATGGCTGAATGAGCTCACAAAGATATatagctttggggcttccctggtggcacagtggttgagagtctgcctgccgatgcgggggatacgggttcgtgccccggtccgggaagatcccacatgccgcggagcggctgggggccacaacagtgagaggcccgcgtaccgcaaaaaaaaaaaaaaaaaaaaaagatatatagctttattgaagtataactgacgtACCATAAATGGCatattttaaggtgtacaatttgataaattttgacacatgtatacacacgTGAAAACCTTACCACATCAATATAATGAACATACTCATCACTgccaaaagtttccttgtttcCCTTGGTAACCCTTCCCTTCCTCAACCTCTGCCTTCCCGTTCTCAAGCAATCActtgttttctgtcactatagattagtttgcatttcctagagttctatataaattgaattatacaCCATGTTCTGTCTACTGTCTGGCTTCTTGCACTTgcataattattttcaattaatcCATGATGTTTTTTGTATCAACACTTCATTCACAAGGATATATTATTTTAACCCTAATCACATTGGCTTGGCACTCTGTTAAATACTTAGGTCTCTGGTCATTCGTTCAAGACTCTCCTTGAAcctttgccatattttatttgaaacttccttactgtcttttcatttcaaacaGCTTATTAGATGTCTCTCAACTCACCATACAATCTGAATCtttggaattttgttttaatttgtgctATTGGTGGATATGTTCACTAGATCTTTCACCATATGCATTTTCGTAATTACTATATGTCTATATGGTACATGGCAGACTCTGGAGACACACACGTTTCTGGCCCAGAGAAGTTGACAACTATAACACACAAGTTGCTCATGAAAGCAAATGATTACAAAAAATTAGAGTAGTGTTATAACATAATCATGCACCAGGGCTGCTGGAACTTACAATATTTAATAGTGACCCATGGACTGTCAGggttggcatcacctgggagcctgcTAGAAATAAAGAATCTCAGGCCTCATCTAGGACTTACTGagtaagaatttgcattttaacaagactctCATATAATTCATATGTACATTTAATTTTGAGAAGCTCtctataggaaataaaaaaataaaataataatatttaaaaataaaaataaataaaaagtaaaggagAGCTTTATAGAATACTCACAACTTTACCTTCTATTTGGAGGATGGGGGTGAAAGGGACACAGAGAAGAACAGAGACCCACTgcgctttttttttcctcctcccttttgaACAGTttgctatttctggatttttgtcAGTTATGTCTGAAAAGAAACAGGCAACATATCTGGTGAGTTGCATTCTGTCCTTGTCCATCCTTGAGAAggtaagaaaaatttaattttgagagTCTTGAAAAAGATATGTTGTCATCTCTTATGAGCGAATGTGGATATGTGATATTTTTCCAATCTACTTTGGGTTTAATGtaatcactaaaaataaaatcattaaaataccAATTGTAtcacttaaaaacaataaatgtaacTACTTTGACACTTGTTGAAAAAATATCCTCACACCTGCTCTGTCCTCATAATATAGTCCTATGATCCAATAAATGACTCGTTTCCAATTAAGGAGTCTATTTGAGGAGAGACTATGAGTATCCATATGGCTTTTCCTGAATGCAGTCCTAGCAAGAAAGTTATAGGTCCTTATTACACAAGTGCATTTTCAAGACTTCcctttttcatctatattttaaataaatgcagagtTTATTGGATATACCCAGCCCTGAAATGCAGATAGGTTTATTGAATACTGTGGCAGGTGCAGAACCAAGTCTAAATGTTGTTCTTTGTCATCAGATACAAGGAAGTCTGGGAGCAAACACTGTCAGCAGCATAGCTGGAGGACTAGGAATCATCATCCTGATCATTAACCTAAAGAAGAGCTCAGCTTATATCTACCATTGCCGGGATATTTATGAGAACGACTTCTGCTTTGTGGCTTCTATTTCCACTGTATGTATTTCTTGTGGAAAGCCTAAGATTCTGGGTCTTAATCTCACTAAGAcgccttcttttcctttccatgaACACAATCCTTTCTTGCAACCTCAATCACATAATGCAGTGTTCTGGAGGCTCATACCCAGTGATGTCCCggcctccttcccctgccccccccagCTGAATTCTGCAAGGGTGGAGTCATCTGCTTTGAGTAACCATCTCCTGGTTTTCCCATGTGTCATTTTATAGGAACTGGTCTTGAGGGTGGGCGGTCATGAAAACAAGGGTTGCTGTAAGGGAATGTACTTCTGGGACACCTACCTTGTCACTctacttgtctttctggttgttgtttgttgttattCAACAGAAAATTGTGGCAATGATCCTGTTTCTCACCATTCTGGGGTTTTGCAGTGCTGTGTCACTCACAGTCCATGGGATTGGAGAAGTAATTGAAAGAAATAAGGTAGGCAGAGGCCTGATATTAAATCCTAAACAATAAGCTAAAGAATTTGagctttgtttcttaaaaatatggcCTGGGTTTCCTGCAACATTTCTTCCAGTTTCAGTATTCCATTTCTCCAAGTTTCAGTACTTTGATTTCCAAATCTCATGTTTTGAATCAAATTTTCCACTCACAAATCTCATGGTATATTCCTGTGACTGAGAAGTTTAGGAAAATAGGATcttcattattttagaaaatgtagatgCTTTGAAGTTGATGAGCATGAGAGATGAATATACAGGTAGCAAGTGATGGAAACACTCAGATATCTGGGCTTATTTGCTTTCTCAGAATAGTTCCGTTATATTTGTtcctgctctcttttttcttggctttCACCTTCCCACTTGCTCTGAAACCTCAAGCTTGTTTCCTCCCTAATTCATGACTACCAACTGTATTTCCACTTGTCTTACCCATTTTACACCTTTGATGTATGAAAAAGAATTACCAATACTTGATGCACATACATTTACTCAGATCTTCCAGATAAAACATGCTCTCTCCATCTGTCCACTTGCCTGAAGCATTCAAGTCTGGCTGCCTTTTCTGATCACTTTCCTCCAGAGATAAGAGATATATCAAATTTCAGACACAAAATCATCTCACCAACTTCTCAATGACTGACAATTTCTTCTGAGCCCACTTGGCCAGACAATCTGGCTTGGTTTGTCAGAGATGGAGGTATTAATTACAGTGTAATGGGATATGGTGGGATTCAGAAAGGCAAAAGGAGATGAGATATGCCTCTTAAGAAAGCCTTCTCGTGGCAGGAAATTCTTGGTGATTGATACTGAATGATTTTTTCCCTCATCAGATTCCAGAAGATCGTCTTTATGAAGAAGTAAACACctatgcaccaatttacagtgaGTTGGAAGATGGAGGGGAGGCAACTTCTCCCACTGATTCATAAGAATCATGAGTCCAGAACATTCTGATTCATAGCAAAGGATCTAGAAAGCCAAGATCTTTGTTTAAGGGACTACTGGCAAAATTTCAATTCTTTCTGTGACCTGCCAATTTTACATTATGATTTATTCTCCAGATGacaaaattctatttttgttgtttccattCACTTAAATCCCCCTCCATTTGTAAATACGATAGACtcctatttttcttgttttctgatgcTGTTTCACACCCATCCCTTCTGGGATGtcaacagaaaacaagaaaaataagcatttactCTGTGCCTAGAACtgtgaaaatagagaaaacaagagGAAGGCTGGTTGAGAGTTGAGTTAAACTTAACAGTTTGGTAATATTTGTCTCTTAGCCCCTTTTAGAGTTTACAAGAGCTGCAGATGTATGTGATATACGCCCCCCAGCCCTACTGGACTATAAGCACCTTGAGGGCAAAGTCCACTCAGCAAACATAAACTGAGAACCAACTAAGTAAATTTTTTCAcatctgtctctttccctttgtgTATCCCAGTATTTTATCCATAGTGGGTGCTCAGTGTGAATTTATGGAGTGTAGGGGTGAATATTCAGGGAGGGTGTATCACCAGGTCAAGCCAGAGGTAGggtagaaaaggagaaagaaatgattCTGAAGGGAATTTGGAGGTGATAAGAAGACCAAATTGACATATATTAAGAATAGAGTTAGGAGGACAGTCTGATGGAGGTTTGAATAGAGATTCTTCAGGTATGTATTCAACATTTTGGTGGATCCACACCAGGTTAGCAATGGATGCTTCCTGCTTGTGTTTGGCCTTATATGAACAAAACAACGTGGTGTGTTAGAAGGATCACTGATCTTATAAAGTGCAGGGAGTCTGCATTGGAATCCCAGGCCTATTGCTTATTAGTTGAGTGAGTTGtggcaaatcatttaacctttTACTTCATCtgggttttctcatcagtaaaattaaCATATTAGGAGTAATTTACCTGCCAGTGCTAAAAGTGTgtgtggaaacacacacacacacacacagtataaattaaaagtgctctaaaagagaaattattaataaattaattcttaTATACATAAAGCAATCTACAAATCTTAGTATTTGctaatgatataaaatttaagtccattttatctgaaaggctccactttttttttaaacaaaaagttaaTCCTAAGAGCCAAATCTGTCAAGAGCAGTCAGTGAAAACAAAGCCACATTGCTCAATGAAATCAGCTatgttaaacaacaacaaaaatttaactAATTCTATATGAAAAAAAGTATGTCATTACCTTTGAAATAATTGTGTCCTccatatgttattattattatttttttacaacaggtccttgttggttatctattttaaatatagcggtGTGTACaggtcaatcccaaattcccaatctatacttctcccccacccttccccgctggtaaccataaaCTATCTCAAACTCTCCACTTTCTAAACCCACTTCACTTTCTCTTTAATATGCTTTGTGCTTGACCACCTCATGTCAGCATCCTAGATTCAAATGTTCCGCCTTCCCTTTTGTGCTTGcttgaatttcttctttctgtaatgcTTATCTTAAATCTCACCTTATTCTTTAAGTTTTTCTAGTTGATTGCTCCTCTCTCTAGAAGATAAGTTTTTCTAATCAAATACACACACCCCTTATACTCTATATAACtttttatatgcaaatattttatgtCCCCTcaatgataatatattttttcaacgGCAAAAAGTCTCATAAAAATCTGTATATTGCATGAATCACCAACACATTCACTGACACAATATTGTTCAGTAGTGTTTGCAGATTGATGAATAAGCAGTAGGGAGTTAATTTATTAAGTTACTCAGTATCTGTTGAGAtggaaaccataatggaaagatcACTTAATGAAGAActtgaaagaagaataaattaatgaagacaTGAGCTAAAATGAAGtcagaggaaatggagagaaatgatTGTGTCTAAAACATGGAGAGAAAGAGTAATTGGTCTTCTTGCTAACAAGTTGAATTAAAGGATAAAGTTAGAGAAGCAACTGGTTGATTAACACATTATGTGTTTAAGTCTAAGATCAGAGAACAACGGGTAATGTTGAAAGAAATGATAGGAAGTGAGAAATATGAATTAATAAGTGAGGAGTACAGACCCagattaagttcatttttttagacTGTCATTTTTAGGAGACCAAAGAGAAATGCAACTTAAGAGTGCCTGGTGGTATCCAATGTAGAGTGCTGGTAAAGACGGAATTTGGTAATAGAGATTTAGTGTTGTTATAAGAGAGATCATTATTAAATGAAGCAGATTAACATTCTAAGAGAATTATTTTGAGATAAAAGTAAAGCCAAGTTAACCTGTACATGTCTGtaatcagagaggaaaaggagagaaaatatctaaggtagaaaataagagaattagGCAGAAAAATGCACTGTGAAACAGTAGATAGCAGGTAGCCCAAAGTAGAGAGAGGTTAGACAACAGAGAATAAATAATCATCAGAGACAGTATCTGCTGACTTGGGTAAGAGAAAAGTCTATAGTGATAAATCAATTCCAGTTAAGATGTAGAAATCGGGCAAAGAAATAGCAGTAGTGAATGAATGCAAAAGGTTCAGAGAAATTCAAAACAGGGTTATGgtgatgagtaaatgaataaaatatttgcagaggtatttagagagagagaatggtGGTATATGTGATGTAAGAAATAAAGAGAGGAGATTGtgaatagaaaataacaaagaaaaattaagttcaGCTAAacgattttgttgttgttgatatttttctttttaagagaaggaaaaagtagtTCACACCTTTAGCCTAAGTAAAAGAGTCCTGTGGAGGGACTGAAAAAAATCAGCTGGGGGTATTATTCACAAATtaattactaaaataattaagtaaattttatttatttgggatgccaaaattaaaaagtgatagGTAGATGTTAATTTCCCCAGATTATGAAGTGATCACCTAACCACACAACCAATGATTTCAGTGAATTGTCATGTTTTTCTGACCTCAGGACCCTaggttttctattttcatttttctgaaattaaaattttgtttctccaAACTTGACAGCAGCATAAAAATATACCCTTTCACTGTATAGCTGTATCACCATACTTGATCATCTATAATCACATCACTTTCATGGCATATGTATTCGAATCCAAACTCCTAAACCTGGCCCACCAGGACTTCTAGAAGTGAATCCAGTCTCTCTTCATACTGTGTAATATTTTACACCATTCTTTCCCCGACTCAATTAATGTTTTAACCACATCTTtgactgtatttctatatacatcACACATTTTTTGTCTCAAGATCATTCTGATGATTGTTCTGTCCCTGCCTGCTTTTTATCACATGCTCACTTCACGCATACACTGAGAACACAAATAGCATGCTCTTCACATATTTAGTGccccaaattatctttttaaaaatgtcaaccTAAAGGTTATCTTCTCCATGAAGATTGCCTAATGCACACATATTTATCCAGCCATAAGATCCTGCTTCATAATCACTTTACCCCATGACTCAATTTATTATCATGTATTATTAGTGTACTTATGATCTCCTTGATGTATCCTCAATCACTGGTATTTGTTCAATAAATCAGAATCATTTAACTTGATttcttgtctgtgtgtgtgtacatgaggGTGGGGGACTGATCAAGGATAATTGGGAATCAAAGCATCAATTCAGTGATGCTAAGGACCAAGAACAGTTTCTGGAGTCCTCCTTTTAAACAATGCTTTATCAAATGGGATAACCTATAAACAACCCcatagacagaaaacagattgtaAAAAGAATCATCAGCCATCTCGTCAATAAATGGTAGGATGAAGTTGAAAGGAACCTGGGCCATGAGTCACATTTTACAAGTTAGTCCTGACTCTAATTTATGTGTTATGCTATGTGAACTTGGGACCGTCTTTTCCCTTCGAggacctcagtttttccatctgaaaaTGAGCAGTttggaacaaaaaaatcccagctGAACTTCCTGCTTCCATATTCCCTGCTTTTAGATACTTAAGATTGTTGGTAATCACAATTACTAGGTTTGTGACTGGGATAGCAACAGCAATCAGGGTTATTTGATGCTATTTGATGTATGGTCCAGCAAGACATCTGGGACAATAACATTCATTCTAAACGCTCCTGACAAAAGCTAATCAAAGGTCTCTTTCTAAAAATTGTCTCAGAAAAAGCCATTCCCAAATAATTCCCATTCTATGAGGTATGGCTCTACTTACtaaaaattctaataaaacaGGGCACCATATTCATAATTTCAGCCTGGTTTAGAGTGTtgaagtaaatatatatgtacaagggTGTGAGAGGTCATTGGTAGTCACCATCTGTGTTTCATGAGTATTTCCCGTCACTGGATAACCTCTGCTCACTCCACAAACAGTCAAGTGGGCTCAACTTATGTCTCCCAAACAACTTTCATCTAGGACCCCCTGCATAGGGTTGTGTTGAACAACATTGCGGAGCAGGGATTGTTTAGAATGTGAATGTGGAACGTAATATACCCGGAAGAAAATTGTAGAAGCTACATTAGATACTAGCTCTATGATCTTGGATAACCctttaaattttatcttagttcatttttcttatctcttaAATGGCTATATTAACTATAATTACTTCAAATGTATTATGCATGTTCATAGATCATGTAGCCAGTGCCTAGACTGGTGTATGGGACATATTTTTGCATGCATAAATATTGATGCCTAATCCTGAACCTATCCCAGCTCCTCAGGAGCCCTTGACAAGATGTACCAATACCTTGTTATTCCTGGTTGGAGGAAGTGGTTATGGGACCATGGAAGAGACCAGGGGAGGCGGTCTATGGAAGGAAGCTATGAATATTCTGTGAATCCTGCCTTTTAGGAGttcatattcaaatatatatagagaaagtTTCACTTGGCAAATAGAAGATTGTATTAGAACATAGAGGAAGAATACCTCCAGGATGGGAAGTCACCATGGGAAattaacaattaaataaaaaagttgAACTGGAATTCTAAATCCTATGAGAGagtaagaaagagaataaagctAAGATTTAATTGAACTTCTGTTATGTCTTGACTTCTGCTGGAAGCCTAACTGGTGTTACTTCATCTTAATCTATAAAACAAACTTTTGAGGTAAGCAAATATCTCCTTTTCTAAAGCCGTAAGCTTCTCTACACAACAAGGATAAAAACAAGTTGCCCATGGTTGTTTAGTCAGTAGATCACAGAACTGGGGTTTAGATCCAGGCCAGTTTGTCTTTCGCATCCATGTTATTTCCACTTGGCTCTACTACCTCGCTTAGTTATGGGAAGTGTGTAATAAATGAGTCTTATCTTCCAAGGGATTAGTCATTCATTCCTGCTATGGAAAACATGAGTGTTGGAGTGATATCAGCTTCATGGCAGCATAAGACAGCCCTCCTTTGGTCCCCTCTTTTAAACAGCGAATTCTGAATCCATCCATGAACAAATGTACCCCTGTGGGAGTTATGGGATTCAGCACCATACACCAAGGGACCCAGGAGGAgtctcacccacccacccatgcaTCAGTTGTTAGGCAGACTGAGCTTGGTAGGGGCTGTGGAGCTAGCAGGAGCTTGCTAACTGGCCACAGCCCCTCTGAGCCCCAGCAGGGGAAACGCAAAAGAGGGCTGACTTGGGAAGACATCCATAGATGAGAGAGACTTTGTAGAAGTCCAGCCTTCCCAAGGAGAGAGTCCAGCTTTCCATtagcgaaaaaaaaaaacatgaactgGACACATTGAAGAGGGCAAGAGAAACTTTGCTAGTGGTGCCCCTTCCTGGAGGTGGCACAGCATGGGGATGAAGTAGTCAGTGAAGACTTCTCCCCTCAGGAAAAAGAGGGGGCAGTGAGTGAGTTCCCGGCTACCACAGCTATGGGGGATGCTGCTGGAGAAACCTGTTTCTCTCCTGCAGCACCCTGAGTATGAAGGCAGGACCTCCAtagctgggagaaagaagagatCAGGAAAGAGATAGATAAGAATATCAAAGGGCATTAAAGGAACATGGTTCCTGCTGATTGACTCTTAGACTCAGCAGAAAGCCTGCTCACACTGCTGGGAGGACCTCACCTGAGGTTCCCCACCTGGCCCGTGGGTAACCCCAATGCCCCAAGTGCTAAATCCACCCATTCCCCAACACTGTGTGCAGCAAAAGAGAGCCCCAGTAAACAGTCTTCTCAAACAGGTCAGGGTCTGTGGACAAGGGAGACCCTGCAACTTGAGCTGCAGCGCCACCGTCTGAAAAAACACAAGGGAGGTTTCCAGTAGCCAGTTTGGTGAGTTGTAACAACCAGAGAAGACAAACAAGTTTCAGAATTTTGCCACAAGGAGTAAGAAGTGTGGAGCGGGTATCCATACAAGGTTGGAGGAAATACCAGCTATAAGCAGAACCAAGAAAACAGTATCTCTCTCTAGAAGACAAGTAGAGATTTGAGGAGGTGTCTGCTgattcaaaagagaaaacagcaacaCAAACTCCAAGGTACATGAAGAATCAAGGAAATATGCTACCACCAGAAGATAACAAGAATCCTCTAATAGCTGAATTCAAAGGCATGAAGGTTTGTGATTTagctgataaagaattcaaaatagctgttttgAGGAAATTCAAGGAGgtacaagaaaacagaaaaataatttaatgaaatcaGGGAAACAATTCATGAACAAAAAGAGTTATtgaacaaagagatagaaatcataaaaaaagatCCTAACAGAAACTCTGGAgttgaagatttctttttcttccagttttattaagatataattgacatacagccctGTATAAGATTAAAGCGTACAACATACAGTAATAGTTcaacttacatatatcatgagaTGAGTACCATAAtaagtttagtgagcatccatcatctcgtatagatacaaaattaaagaaataaaaaaaccttttccttgtgatgagaactctgaGGATTTGCTCTGGTAACAACTTTCGTATGTAACATTCCGCAGTGTTCATTGTATTTAGcatgttgtgcattacatccctggtatttat is a genomic window of Physeter macrocephalus isolate SW-GA chromosome 16, ASM283717v5, whole genome shotgun sequence containing:
- the MS4A2 gene encoding high affinity immunoglobulin epsilon receptor subunit beta, whose translation is MDTEIGSRTDLALPNPQEPTSVPEIELSILSLHDNDLLENAAPSPPRQTWLTFLKKELEFLGVTQILISLICLYFGIFVCSVFNSSEFKDFFSSFKAGYPFWGAVFFAISGFLSVMSEKKQATYLIQGSLGANTVSSIAGGLGIIILIINLKKSSAYIYHCRDIYENDFCFVASISTKIVAMILFLTILGFCSAVSLTVHGIGEVIERNKIPEDRLYEEVNTYAPIYSELEDGGEATSPTDS